In the genome of Gemmatimonadota bacterium, one region contains:
- a CDS encoding porin family protein → MIHRSRLALPLLALLALAPLRASQAQSISFGITGGASLSTFTGDLVEDAKNYSTYIVGGFARIGAMGFAVQPGLYYTGKGAKSESASGTTAGTVKLNYIQVPLVLRLGIGSGKSRLYVGAGPAIGFKVSCKLAQPTTSSYSGTDCAEGASEDPVKSTEVSGIVEAGIEFGKFSIGARGDLGLTNAIESVQSGSTSNLGIKTRTVSAVAAIRF, encoded by the coding sequence ATGATCCATCGCTCGCGTCTGGCCCTCCCGCTGCTTGCTCTCCTCGCTCTGGCACCACTCCGCGCGTCGCAGGCGCAGTCGATCTCCTTCGGGATCACCGGTGGCGCGTCGCTGTCGACGTTCACGGGCGACCTGGTGGAAGACGCCAAGAACTACTCGACCTATATCGTCGGTGGTTTCGCACGCATCGGCGCGATGGGCTTCGCGGTGCAGCCCGGCCTCTACTACACCGGCAAGGGCGCCAAGAGCGAGAGCGCGAGCGGCACCACAGCTGGGACAGTGAAGCTCAACTACATCCAGGTTCCGCTCGTGCTTCGGCTGGGTATTGGCAGCGGCAAGAGCCGCCTCTATGTCGGCGCCGGTCCGGCGATCGGCTTCAAGGTGAGTTGCAAGCTCGCGCAGCCGACAACCTCCAGCTACAGCGGGACAGATTGCGCCGAAGGTGCCAGCGAGGATCCCGTGAAGTCCACCGAGGTGAGTGGTATTGTTGAAGCCGGCATCGAGTTCGGCAAGTTCTCGATCGGCGCTCGCGGCGACCTGGGCCTCACCAATGCGATCGAGTCGGTGCAGTCAGGCTCGACGTCCAATCTCGGCATCAAGACCCGCACCGTCTCGGCGGTGGCTGCAATCCGGTTCTGA
- a CDS encoding glycosyltransferase family 4 protein produces the protein MAPGNLPHDLLFAYDFPPMGGGIARWMEELTRGYPAGELRVSTGLLPGWEQSDATLPNLVDRVHVDSGRLKTVPGLLRWSRRAAVLARDPSARFAWCGNIRPAGYVAKWAFERTGLPYGIIVYGGDLLTIRSKTERSRFKREIYRPLLDAAAVYVAPSQYTAERCRELLRDLRLPAAAARVRVVPLGTDPARFAPDPAAGAAFRARRGLPDGRWLVTVARLVAHKGIDSAIRLLAALVLQCPELHYAVVGRGPYEAELRRLAESLGVGNRVHILTDVTDEELPAAFASGEIYLGLSRLSGLDVEGFGIALVEASATGLPVVAGASGGIADAVADGESGILVDPADHLQATDAVRHLLGDPSLAAQIGSAGRARVLREFTWERVVQHMRHIAIELGRR, from the coding sequence GTGGCCCCAGGCAACCTTCCACACGACCTCCTCTTCGCCTACGATTTTCCGCCGATGGGTGGCGGGATCGCCCGCTGGATGGAGGAACTCACCCGGGGCTATCCCGCTGGCGAGCTCCGAGTCTCCACCGGTCTCCTTCCAGGTTGGGAACAGTCGGATGCCACTCTCCCCAATCTGGTCGACCGGGTTCACGTGGATTCGGGCCGCCTCAAGACGGTTCCCGGCCTGCTCCGCTGGTCCCGACGGGCCGCGGTGCTGGCGCGCGATCCTTCGGCGCGGTTCGCCTGGTGCGGCAACATCCGGCCGGCCGGTTATGTGGCGAAGTGGGCCTTCGAGCGCACGGGTCTGCCATACGGCATCATCGTCTACGGTGGTGACCTTCTTACGATTCGCTCGAAGACCGAACGGTCGCGCTTCAAGCGGGAGATCTACCGCCCGCTCCTCGATGCCGCGGCCGTGTATGTCGCCCCATCGCAATACACCGCCGAACGCTGTCGCGAGCTGCTGCGCGATCTGCGTCTCCCCGCGGCTGCGGCGCGCGTGCGCGTGGTGCCCCTCGGCACCGACCCGGCGCGGTTCGCTCCGGATCCCGCTGCTGGTGCGGCTTTCCGGGCGCGGCGTGGTCTTCCCGACGGTCGCTGGCTCGTCACGGTGGCGCGTCTGGTGGCGCACAAGGGGATCGATTCCGCGATCCGTCTCCTCGCGGCGCTGGTGCTGCAATGTCCGGAGCTGCACTACGCTGTGGTCGGGCGCGGGCCGTACGAGGCCGAGCTGCGTCGCCTCGCCGAGTCGCTCGGCGTGGGGAACAGGGTGCACATTCTCACCGACGTGACCGACGAGGAGCTCCCGGCGGCTTTCGCGTCGGGCGAGATTTACCTCGGTCTGTCGCGCCTCTCGGGCCTCGACGTCGAGGGCTTCGGGATCGCGCTGGTCGAGGCGTCCGCAACCGGGTTGCCGGTAGTCGCAGGGGCCAGCGGCGGGATCGCTGATGCCGTCGCCGATGGCGAAAGCGGCATCCTCGTCGATCCGGCCGATCACCTTCAGGCGACCGACGCCGTGCGTCACCTGCTCGGTGATCCGTCTCTGGCAGCACAGATCGGATCGGCGGGTCGTGCGCGGGTCCTGCGGGAATTCACCTGGGAGCGCGTCGTGCAGCATATGCGCCACATCGCGATCGAGCTCGGCCGCCGGTGA
- a CDS encoding glycosyltransferase: protein MPSRHTLPEAPAAGPLPWRRLAVVGAWAPYRSEDAIVRAARRLGLTSEPFDVLRQVRRFGGLGRAWIGRTIERFDPDFILCTRHAWLLGPERLSRLLDGRASAFWYFDAHEVPGVAELARLCDAMYTTYANQREYYRALGVKTVRFLPQALDADLEKPATRLRDEDRCDVSFVGSGQYPYRWPLLEEVARHFTLQIRGPGWQDAPVTLPVVGGAIYTTRLAEVVGAAAVSLGANSVAAQDGEHASASDRMWKVMACGGAYVGPYVPGIEALARDREHCRWYHTTDECIAVIRELLEHPEERRAMALRGRAHALAHHSYDARLPLLLTGREQPLESADQTGT from the coding sequence ATGCCGTCGCGCCACACTCTCCCCGAAGCGCCCGCAGCCGGCCCCCTGCCATGGCGACGCCTCGCCGTTGTCGGCGCGTGGGCACCGTATCGCAGCGAGGACGCCATCGTCCGTGCCGCCCGGCGCCTCGGCCTGACTTCTGAGCCCTTCGATGTACTGCGGCAGGTTCGCCGATTTGGGGGGCTGGGTCGCGCCTGGATCGGACGTACCATCGAGCGATTCGACCCCGACTTCATCCTCTGCACCCGGCACGCGTGGCTACTGGGCCCTGAGCGTCTCTCGCGTCTCCTCGACGGGCGTGCGTCGGCCTTCTGGTATTTCGATGCCCACGAAGTTCCCGGTGTCGCCGAGCTGGCCCGCCTCTGTGATGCGATGTACACCACCTACGCGAACCAGCGAGAGTATTACCGAGCGCTCGGTGTGAAGACGGTGCGCTTCCTGCCGCAGGCGCTCGACGCCGACCTCGAGAAGCCCGCGACGCGTCTGCGTGATGAGGACCGTTGCGACGTGTCGTTCGTCGGCTCAGGACAGTATCCCTACCGCTGGCCTTTGCTGGAAGAGGTCGCGCGACACTTCACCCTGCAGATTCGCGGACCCGGGTGGCAGGATGCGCCGGTCACACTTCCGGTTGTGGGAGGCGCCATCTACACCACCCGTCTTGCCGAGGTGGTTGGGGCGGCGGCGGTATCGCTAGGCGCCAACTCGGTCGCGGCACAGGATGGTGAACATGCCTCGGCGAGTGACCGGATGTGGAAGGTGATGGCGTGCGGCGGGGCCTATGTCGGCCCCTACGTCCCGGGGATCGAGGCCCTCGCTCGCGACCGGGAGCACTGTCGCTGGTATCACACCACCGACGAGTGCATTGCGGTCATCCGGGAGCTACTTGAGCATCCCGAGGAGCGCCGGGCGATGGCGCTGCGCGGCAGGGCGCACGCGCTGGCGCATCACAGCTACGACGCCCGGCTGCCGTTGCTGCTGACGGGACGCGAACAGCCGCTGGAATCCGCTGATCAGACCGGCACGTAG
- a CDS encoding porin family protein, whose protein sequence is MIRKLMSTVAVITVAGFAPLAAQGHFGIVAGGVSSNMTASGGGASISFKSRTGFAAGLSMVHTISKDLDFAPELLYIQKGSKFTEGSEAASLKVSYVELPLLFRAKFGTAGTRPFVMAGPAIAVKASCKVSGSSGNVSVSSNCDDVDVNVKSTDVGAMFGAGVAAKRLSISVRYELGLTNVAKNSDPGESVKNKALLAMVGISL, encoded by the coding sequence ATGATTCGCAAGTTGATGTCGACAGTCGCAGTGATCACGGTAGCCGGCTTCGCGCCGCTCGCGGCCCAGGGCCATTTCGGCATTGTGGCCGGTGGTGTGAGCTCCAATATGACCGCGAGTGGCGGCGGCGCGTCGATTTCGTTCAAGTCCAGAACGGGCTTTGCCGCGGGCCTCTCGATGGTACACACCATCAGCAAGGACCTCGATTTCGCTCCCGAACTGCTCTACATCCAGAAGGGAAGCAAGTTCACCGAGGGATCGGAGGCGGCGAGCCTGAAGGTTTCGTACGTGGAACTCCCCCTGCTCTTCCGCGCCAAGTTCGGCACCGCGGGCACGCGCCCGTTCGTGATGGCGGGGCCGGCGATCGCGGTCAAGGCGTCGTGCAAGGTCTCGGGGAGTAGCGGTAACGTTTCGGTCTCATCGAACTGCGATGACGTCGACGTCAACGTCAAGAGCACCGACGTGGGCGCGATGTTCGGCGCCGGCGTTGCGGCGAAGCGGCTTTCGATCAGCGTTCGGTACGAGCTCGGCCTGACGAACGTTGCCAAGAATTCGGATCCGGGCGAATCCGTGAAGAACAAGGCCCTCCTCGCGATGGTCGGGATCTCGCTCTAA